A section of the Rubritalea squalenifaciens DSM 18772 genome encodes:
- a CDS encoding aminopeptidase, which yields MTEQIYRQYANLVLKSGVNLQRGQKLFVQLEACHWDFGRVLVDEAYKLGAGYVLMEAGDPAELKARVTHGAEESLSYVPSWISQRNKTMVEEKWARLCFFGSRDPDLAGSLDSDRLGIVQKHGRLATHAIAKACGAGEISWAGAALPTPEWAVKVFPGHEPEKSCSLLWKELIKILKLDSDDPVREWSKISQVTSRRAGQLTAMKFESLRFQTEETDLTVYCHPNSMWIGGGSETVDGVMTIPNLPTFETFTTPDYRRTSGVVKVTYPVEVLGLSVEGAWFEFKKGKVVSYGASKYQDALDRLFELCPQARFLGEVALVDSSSPIYQSKRVFHSILFDENATSHIALGNGYVSALSDVQSTEKEYLLGEGVNVSLVHHDFMIGNDQLDVTGTTFAGETVPIMRNGQFSQGFR from the coding sequence ATGACCGAGCAAATTTACCGTCAATATGCCAATTTGGTACTCAAGTCAGGGGTCAATCTTCAGAGGGGTCAGAAGTTGTTCGTCCAACTTGAGGCTTGTCATTGGGACTTTGGTAGAGTGCTCGTAGACGAAGCCTATAAGCTAGGTGCGGGATATGTGCTTATGGAGGCAGGTGATCCCGCAGAACTTAAGGCTCGTGTCACCCACGGTGCAGAAGAATCTCTGAGCTATGTTCCGAGCTGGATTAGTCAGAGGAATAAAACGATGGTGGAAGAAAAATGGGCACGATTGTGCTTTTTCGGCTCACGTGATCCTGATCTGGCAGGGAGCCTAGATAGCGATAGATTAGGGATAGTTCAGAAGCATGGTCGCTTGGCGACCCATGCTATTGCAAAAGCATGTGGCGCTGGTGAAATTTCTTGGGCTGGCGCCGCTCTGCCGACACCTGAGTGGGCTGTTAAAGTGTTCCCAGGTCATGAGCCTGAGAAGTCATGTTCACTACTATGGAAGGAACTCATTAAAATATTAAAGCTAGATTCCGATGATCCTGTCAGGGAGTGGTCAAAGATTAGTCAGGTGACTTCACGTCGCGCAGGCCAGCTTACAGCAATGAAATTTGAAAGTCTTCGATTTCAGACCGAGGAGACGGATCTGACGGTTTATTGTCACCCTAACAGTATGTGGATTGGTGGTGGTAGTGAAACCGTGGATGGAGTAATGACCATTCCAAACTTGCCAACGTTTGAAACATTTACAACCCCTGATTACCGCAGGACAAGTGGAGTTGTGAAGGTGACGTATCCAGTCGAAGTGCTAGGTCTGAGTGTCGAGGGGGCATGGTTTGAATTCAAAAAAGGAAAGGTCGTCAGCTATGGAGCATCAAAATATCAAGATGCACTGGACAGGCTATTTGAGCTTTGTCCACAGGCTAGATTTCTTGGGGAGGTAGCTCTTGTCGACAGCAGTTCACCCATTTACCAAAGCAAGCGGGTTTTCCATAGTATTCTCTTCGATGAGAATGCGACTAGTCATATTGCGCTTGGTAACGGTTATGTCAGTGCCCTGAGTGATGTTCAAAGCACCGAAAAAGAGTACCTGTTAGGTGAGGGGGTTAATGTGAGTCTAGTGCATCACGACTTCATGATTGGAAACGATCAGTTGGATGTCACAGGAACTACTTTTGCGGGAGAAACGGTTCCGATCATGCGCAATGGACAGTTTTCCCAGGGCTTTAGATAA